One Acropora palmata chromosome 2, jaAcrPala1.3, whole genome shotgun sequence genomic window carries:
- the LOC141873922 gene encoding paired amphipathic helix protein Sin3a-like isoform X2 has protein sequence MKRVRPEDHDSVYGQNRQGFRPPPVLAPAPVGMATNYDQLQQDGLSGLTQFPAAAQMAGAPGFQVQSQNPQSHPHVQNASSTHHQGQTQVHAQAQAQGQQQQFQRLKVEDALSYLDQVKLQFGNQPQVYNDFLDIMKEFKSQSIDTPGVISRVSSLFKGHPELIVGFNTFLPPGYKIEVHASDPGTVSVTAPNGQSQITTILQPNQNQHPLHQSSGQQGQQQQQAQQKQQQQQQQQQQPLQSPTAQQGQGQQPVEFNHAINYVNKIKNRFQGQPDIYKAFLEILHTYQKEQKIIKEAAMQGTPLSEQEIYLREAKLANEVYKQVARLFENQEDLLQEFSQFLPDANGAATMPGGLLSSSKLQSHLTSARNEYAPPAKKPAVGLNSSKRITHQIRRNSNSVSSSPTHSQTKKSRSAIKDVSLAEAQQIGTLSEFSFFEKVKKALKNNELYNNFLRCLVLFNQEVISRSELVQLAANFLGKYAELFQWFKEFLGYKDSSPMESVASFKERTSGELHHLEIDYSSCKRYGTSYRALPKSYTQPKCSGRTALCREVLNDTWVSFPSWSEDTPFPGTRKTQYEEYIFRCEDERFELDVVLESNLSTIRVLEAIQKKLQRMPPEEQAKFRLDSCIGGTSEFIHRKAIQRIYGDKAPDIVDGLKKTPAVAVPLVLKRLKTKEEEWRESQRQFNKIWRDQNEKYYLKSLDHQGITFKQNDLKSMRSKSLINEIETIYDERQEQAAEGNGDAAGPHLTFSYQDKSILDDAAGLIVHHMKRQTSIHKEDKARIKVLLHYFLPDLFFAPRGELSDDEDSVKELNGLGKPELTNGLPEAEADDAYNLIFLNNNWYLLFRLHQMLCERLLKMYQQSVMIAEGEASDKQQRKQATAIALRLKAPSEIDLEEYYPAFLDMIRNLLDGNMDSTNFEDTCREMFGVHAYIAFTMDKLVQNIVRQLHNIVTDDICGQVTELYQQEQGNLATGGSSATQHTRAAGEAAYQKRAESLLSDENCYKVVIHKDKNICRLSMELLDTDDTHSEDPVEVEKWNEYVEKFVGSEEVSLEVKDHLQSKPIFLPRTVHSNSRVKSTTPNNEKESTTNDNGSSTDEAESEGNNSEKEEENEEVEDMEVENSMECKLSLNSYKIRFVKGSEDYLYRRQALKRAKECHPAVANRLHTRFQAWLSKWVKGNVSSEEESRCRDWLLGQIDGLHPCTTTCDTVTNAVIKHNKYSVKWEENKSNEQEGSKQENKEGERNPSS, from the exons ATGAAGAGGGTCCGTCCTGAAGACCATGACAGTGTCTATGGGCAGAACAGACAGGGTTTCCGCCCTCCCCCAGTTCTTGCACCAGCCCCTGTTGGTATGGCAACTAATTATGATCAGCTCCAGCAGGATGGATTGAGTGGGTTGACACAATTTCCTGCTGCGGCACAAATGGCAGGGGCTCCAGGGTTTCA AGTGCAATCGCAAAATCCACAGTCCCATCCTCATGTACAGAATGCATCTTCAACACATCACCAA GGTCAAACTCAGGTTCATGCACAAGCACAGGCTCAGGGACAGCAACAACAGTTTCAAAGACTGAAG GTTGAGGATGCTCTGTCATACTTGGACCAAGTCAAGCTCCAGTTTGGCAACCAGCCTCAAGTTTACAATGATTTCTTGGATATCATGAAAGAGTTTAAGTCACAAAG TATTGACACTCCTGGAGTTATCAGCAGAGTTTCATCACTGTTCAAAGGTCACCCAGAACTCATTGTAGGCTTCAACACCTTCCTCCCTCCTGGGTACAAGATTGAGGTTCATGCTAGTGACCCAGGAACAGTCTCAGTTACAGCTCCTAATGGACAATCACAGATTACAACCATCCTTCAGccaaatcaaaatcaacaTCCA CTTCATCAATCTAGTGGCCAACAGGGACAGCAACAGCAGCAAGctcagcaaaaacaacaacagcagcaacaacaacaacaacagcctCTGCAGTCACCAACAGCCCAGCAAGGACAG GGTCAACAGCCTGTGGAGTTTAACCATGCCATTAATTATGTCAACAAGATAAAG AATCGATTCCAAGGACAACCTGACATTTATAAGGCTTTCTTGGAAATCCTTCATACATATCAAAAGGAGCAGAAAATCATTAAGGAGGCTGCTATGCAAGGAACTCCACTTTCTGAGcaagag ATTTACTTGAGAGAAGCTAAACTTGCTAATGAG GTTTACAAACAAGTTGCCAGGCTGTTTGAAAATCAAGAAGATTTGTTGCAAGAGTTCAGTCAGTTCCTTCCTGACGCAAATGGTGCTGCAACAATGCCTGgg GGTTTGTTGTCCTCAAGTAAACTGCAGTCTCACCTAACTTCAGCAAGAAATGAATATGCACCTCCTGCGAAAAAGCCTGCAG TGGGTCTGAATTCATCAAAACGCATCACACACCAGATAAGAAGAAATTCAAACAGTGTTTCATCATCACCTACGCATTCTCAAACTAAG aaatcaagaagTGCAATCAAAGATGTCTCCTTGGCAGAAGCACAACAAATTGGAACCTTGTCAGAATTTTCGTTCTTTGAAAAG GTGAAAAAAGCTCTAAAAAATAATGagctttataataattttcttcGCTGTCTTGTACTCTTCAATCAAGAAGTGATATCCAGATCAGAACTTGTGCAATTGGCTGCAAACTTCCTTGG GAAATATGCAGAGCTGTTCCAATGGTTTAAGGAATTCCTAGGTTATAAGGATTCATCTCCAATGGAAAGTGTGGCAagtttcaaagaaagaacgtCAGGAGAACTTCATCACCTTGAAATTG ATTATTCTTCATGTAAGAGGTATGGCACAAGTTACAGAGCCCTTCCCAAAAGCTACACACAGCCCAAGTGCAGTGGCCGTACAGCCCTGTGTAGAGAAGTCCTCAATGACACCTGGGTGTCCTTCCCATCTTGGTCAGAAGACACACCCTTTCCAGGAACAAGGAAAACACAATATGAAGAGTACATATTTAg gTGTGAGGATGAAAGGTTTGAG TTGGATGTTGTGTTGGAATCAAATCTCTCCACTATTCGGGTATTAGAAGCCATCCAGAAAAAGCTTCAGAG AATGCCACCTGAAGAACAAGCTAAATTTCGACTCGACAGCTGCATAGGAGGAACCTCAGAATTCATCCACAGGAAAGCTATTCAGAG GATTTATGGAGACAAGGCTCCTGATATAGTTGACggtttgaaaaaaacaccTGCAGTTGCTGTTCCACTTGTACTAAAAAG ATTAAAGACCAAAGAAGAGGAATGGCGTGAGTCTCAAAGACAatttaacaaaatatggagagatcaaaatgaaaaatattatctgAAG tCTTTGGATCATCAAGGCATTACATTTAAACAAAACGACTTGAAATCCATGAGATCAAAAAGCCTTATTAATGAAATAGAGACAATTTATGATGAG AGACAAGAGCAAGCTGCAGAAGGTAACGGGGATGCAGCTGGTCCCCACTTAACCTTCAGCTATCAGGACAAGTCCATTCTAGATGATGCTGCTGGGCTCATTGTTCATCACATGAAGAGACAGACAAGTATCCATAAAGAGGACAAAGCTAGGATCAAAGTGCTGCTGCATTACTTTTTGCCCGATCTCTTCTTTGCTCCGCGAGGTGAACTGAGTGATGATGAAGACTCTGTAAAGGAGCTCAACGGCTTAG gaaagcCTGAATTGACCAACGGTTTACCAGAGGCTGAAGCG GATGATGCCTACAACTTAATTTTTCTAAATAACAATTGGTATCTACTCTTCAGACTTCACCAG ATGTTGTGCGAGCGTCTTTTGAAGATGTACCAGCAGTCGGTAATGATCGCTGAAGGCGAAGCTTCGgacaaacaacaaagaaaacaagccACAGCCATTGCCCTTAGACTGAAGGCCCCCAGTGAAATAGACTTAGAGGAGTACTATCCAGCGTTTCTTGACATGATCAGAAACTTGCTAGAtg GTAATATGGATTCTACAAACTTTGAGGATACGTGTCGGGAAATGTTTGGTGTACATGCTTACATTGCATTTACTATGGACAAGCTGGTCCAAAACATAGTTCGACAG CTCCACAATATTGTAACGGACGACATATGTGGTCAGGTGACTGAGCTTTACCAGCAGGAGCAGGGTAACCTGGCCACTGGGGGGAGCTCGGCCACTCAGCACACTCGTGCAGCTGGAGAAGCAGCTTATCAGAAGAGAGCAGAATCCCTGTTGTCCGACGAGAACTGTTACAAAGTGGTCATT CACAAAGACAAGAACATTTGCCGACTGAGCATGGAGTTGCTTGACACGGACGACACTCATTCAGAGGATCCAGTCGAGGTGGAAAAGTGGAATGAATATGTCGAGAAATTTGTTGGCAGCGAAGAGGTTTCTTTAGAAGTCAAAGACCATCTCCAGAGTAAACCCATTTTCTTACCAAG AACCGTGCATTCCAATTCTCGAGTGAAATCCACCACCCCAAACAACGAGAAAGAATCGACAACAAATGACAACGGTTCTTCAACTGATGAGGCAGAAAGTGAGGGCAATAACAG CGAGAAGGAGGAAGAAAACGAGGAGGTTGAAGATATGGAAGTGGAGAACTCGATGGAGTGCAAGCTGAGTTTGAACTCGTACAAGATTCGTTTTGTAAAAGGAAGCGAAGATTACTTGTACAGGCGGCAAGCTTTGAAAAGAGCCAAAGAG TGCCACCCTGCGGTTGCAAACCGTCTACACACCAGATTCCAGGCATGGTTGAGTAAGTGGGTGAAAGGCAACGTGTCAAGTGAAGAGGAGAGTAGATGCCGCGACTGGCTGCTCGGGCAAATAGATGGGCTGCACCCCTGTACCACTACCTGCGACACAGTCACGAATGCAGTCATCAAACACAATAAATACTCCGTTAAGtgggaagaaaataaaagtaacGAACAGGAGGGCAGCAAACAGGAGAACAAAGAAGGCGAAAGGAATCCCTCCTCATAG
- the LOC141873922 gene encoding paired amphipathic helix protein Sin3a-like isoform X1, which translates to MKRVRPEDHDSVYGQNRQGFRPPPVLAPAPVGMATNYDQLQQDGLSGLTQFPAAAQMAGAPGFQVQSQNPQSHPHVQNASSTHHQGQTQVHAQAQAQGQQQQFQRLKVEDALSYLDQVKLQFGNQPQVYNDFLDIMKEFKSQSIDTPGVISRVSSLFKGHPELIVGFNTFLPPGYKIEVHASDPGTVSVTAPNGQSQITTILQPNQNQHPLHQSSGQQGQQQQQAQQKQQQQQQQQQQPLQSPTAQQGQGQQPVEFNHAINYVNKIKNRFQGQPDIYKAFLEILHTYQKEQKIIKEAAMQGTPLSEQEIYLREAKLANEVYKQVARLFENQEDLLQEFSQFLPDANGAATMPGGLLSSSKLQSHLTSARNEYAPPAKKPAVGLNSSKRITHQIRRNSNSVSSSPTHSQTKKKSRSAIKDVSLAEAQQIGTLSEFSFFEKVKKALKNNELYNNFLRCLVLFNQEVISRSELVQLAANFLGKYAELFQWFKEFLGYKDSSPMESVASFKERTSGELHHLEIDYSSCKRYGTSYRALPKSYTQPKCSGRTALCREVLNDTWVSFPSWSEDTPFPGTRKTQYEEYIFRCEDERFELDVVLESNLSTIRVLEAIQKKLQRMPPEEQAKFRLDSCIGGTSEFIHRKAIQRIYGDKAPDIVDGLKKTPAVAVPLVLKRLKTKEEEWRESQRQFNKIWRDQNEKYYLKSLDHQGITFKQNDLKSMRSKSLINEIETIYDERQEQAAEGNGDAAGPHLTFSYQDKSILDDAAGLIVHHMKRQTSIHKEDKARIKVLLHYFLPDLFFAPRGELSDDEDSVKELNGLGKPELTNGLPEAEADDAYNLIFLNNNWYLLFRLHQMLCERLLKMYQQSVMIAEGEASDKQQRKQATAIALRLKAPSEIDLEEYYPAFLDMIRNLLDGNMDSTNFEDTCREMFGVHAYIAFTMDKLVQNIVRQLHNIVTDDICGQVTELYQQEQGNLATGGSSATQHTRAAGEAAYQKRAESLLSDENCYKVVIHKDKNICRLSMELLDTDDTHSEDPVEVEKWNEYVEKFVGSEEVSLEVKDHLQSKPIFLPRTVHSNSRVKSTTPNNEKESTTNDNGSSTDEAESEGNNSEKEEENEEVEDMEVENSMECKLSLNSYKIRFVKGSEDYLYRRQALKRAKECHPAVANRLHTRFQAWLSKWVKGNVSSEEESRCRDWLLGQIDGLHPCTTTCDTVTNAVIKHNKYSVKWEENKSNEQEGSKQENKEGERNPSS; encoded by the exons ATGAAGAGGGTCCGTCCTGAAGACCATGACAGTGTCTATGGGCAGAACAGACAGGGTTTCCGCCCTCCCCCAGTTCTTGCACCAGCCCCTGTTGGTATGGCAACTAATTATGATCAGCTCCAGCAGGATGGATTGAGTGGGTTGACACAATTTCCTGCTGCGGCACAAATGGCAGGGGCTCCAGGGTTTCA AGTGCAATCGCAAAATCCACAGTCCCATCCTCATGTACAGAATGCATCTTCAACACATCACCAA GGTCAAACTCAGGTTCATGCACAAGCACAGGCTCAGGGACAGCAACAACAGTTTCAAAGACTGAAG GTTGAGGATGCTCTGTCATACTTGGACCAAGTCAAGCTCCAGTTTGGCAACCAGCCTCAAGTTTACAATGATTTCTTGGATATCATGAAAGAGTTTAAGTCACAAAG TATTGACACTCCTGGAGTTATCAGCAGAGTTTCATCACTGTTCAAAGGTCACCCAGAACTCATTGTAGGCTTCAACACCTTCCTCCCTCCTGGGTACAAGATTGAGGTTCATGCTAGTGACCCAGGAACAGTCTCAGTTACAGCTCCTAATGGACAATCACAGATTACAACCATCCTTCAGccaaatcaaaatcaacaTCCA CTTCATCAATCTAGTGGCCAACAGGGACAGCAACAGCAGCAAGctcagcaaaaacaacaacagcagcaacaacaacaacaacagcctCTGCAGTCACCAACAGCCCAGCAAGGACAG GGTCAACAGCCTGTGGAGTTTAACCATGCCATTAATTATGTCAACAAGATAAAG AATCGATTCCAAGGACAACCTGACATTTATAAGGCTTTCTTGGAAATCCTTCATACATATCAAAAGGAGCAGAAAATCATTAAGGAGGCTGCTATGCAAGGAACTCCACTTTCTGAGcaagag ATTTACTTGAGAGAAGCTAAACTTGCTAATGAG GTTTACAAACAAGTTGCCAGGCTGTTTGAAAATCAAGAAGATTTGTTGCAAGAGTTCAGTCAGTTCCTTCCTGACGCAAATGGTGCTGCAACAATGCCTGgg GGTTTGTTGTCCTCAAGTAAACTGCAGTCTCACCTAACTTCAGCAAGAAATGAATATGCACCTCCTGCGAAAAAGCCTGCAG TGGGTCTGAATTCATCAAAACGCATCACACACCAGATAAGAAGAAATTCAAACAGTGTTTCATCATCACCTACGCATTCTCAAACTAAG aagaaatcaagaagTGCAATCAAAGATGTCTCCTTGGCAGAAGCACAACAAATTGGAACCTTGTCAGAATTTTCGTTCTTTGAAAAG GTGAAAAAAGCTCTAAAAAATAATGagctttataataattttcttcGCTGTCTTGTACTCTTCAATCAAGAAGTGATATCCAGATCAGAACTTGTGCAATTGGCTGCAAACTTCCTTGG GAAATATGCAGAGCTGTTCCAATGGTTTAAGGAATTCCTAGGTTATAAGGATTCATCTCCAATGGAAAGTGTGGCAagtttcaaagaaagaacgtCAGGAGAACTTCATCACCTTGAAATTG ATTATTCTTCATGTAAGAGGTATGGCACAAGTTACAGAGCCCTTCCCAAAAGCTACACACAGCCCAAGTGCAGTGGCCGTACAGCCCTGTGTAGAGAAGTCCTCAATGACACCTGGGTGTCCTTCCCATCTTGGTCAGAAGACACACCCTTTCCAGGAACAAGGAAAACACAATATGAAGAGTACATATTTAg gTGTGAGGATGAAAGGTTTGAG TTGGATGTTGTGTTGGAATCAAATCTCTCCACTATTCGGGTATTAGAAGCCATCCAGAAAAAGCTTCAGAG AATGCCACCTGAAGAACAAGCTAAATTTCGACTCGACAGCTGCATAGGAGGAACCTCAGAATTCATCCACAGGAAAGCTATTCAGAG GATTTATGGAGACAAGGCTCCTGATATAGTTGACggtttgaaaaaaacaccTGCAGTTGCTGTTCCACTTGTACTAAAAAG ATTAAAGACCAAAGAAGAGGAATGGCGTGAGTCTCAAAGACAatttaacaaaatatggagagatcaaaatgaaaaatattatctgAAG tCTTTGGATCATCAAGGCATTACATTTAAACAAAACGACTTGAAATCCATGAGATCAAAAAGCCTTATTAATGAAATAGAGACAATTTATGATGAG AGACAAGAGCAAGCTGCAGAAGGTAACGGGGATGCAGCTGGTCCCCACTTAACCTTCAGCTATCAGGACAAGTCCATTCTAGATGATGCTGCTGGGCTCATTGTTCATCACATGAAGAGACAGACAAGTATCCATAAAGAGGACAAAGCTAGGATCAAAGTGCTGCTGCATTACTTTTTGCCCGATCTCTTCTTTGCTCCGCGAGGTGAACTGAGTGATGATGAAGACTCTGTAAAGGAGCTCAACGGCTTAG gaaagcCTGAATTGACCAACGGTTTACCAGAGGCTGAAGCG GATGATGCCTACAACTTAATTTTTCTAAATAACAATTGGTATCTACTCTTCAGACTTCACCAG ATGTTGTGCGAGCGTCTTTTGAAGATGTACCAGCAGTCGGTAATGATCGCTGAAGGCGAAGCTTCGgacaaacaacaaagaaaacaagccACAGCCATTGCCCTTAGACTGAAGGCCCCCAGTGAAATAGACTTAGAGGAGTACTATCCAGCGTTTCTTGACATGATCAGAAACTTGCTAGAtg GTAATATGGATTCTACAAACTTTGAGGATACGTGTCGGGAAATGTTTGGTGTACATGCTTACATTGCATTTACTATGGACAAGCTGGTCCAAAACATAGTTCGACAG CTCCACAATATTGTAACGGACGACATATGTGGTCAGGTGACTGAGCTTTACCAGCAGGAGCAGGGTAACCTGGCCACTGGGGGGAGCTCGGCCACTCAGCACACTCGTGCAGCTGGAGAAGCAGCTTATCAGAAGAGAGCAGAATCCCTGTTGTCCGACGAGAACTGTTACAAAGTGGTCATT CACAAAGACAAGAACATTTGCCGACTGAGCATGGAGTTGCTTGACACGGACGACACTCATTCAGAGGATCCAGTCGAGGTGGAAAAGTGGAATGAATATGTCGAGAAATTTGTTGGCAGCGAAGAGGTTTCTTTAGAAGTCAAAGACCATCTCCAGAGTAAACCCATTTTCTTACCAAG AACCGTGCATTCCAATTCTCGAGTGAAATCCACCACCCCAAACAACGAGAAAGAATCGACAACAAATGACAACGGTTCTTCAACTGATGAGGCAGAAAGTGAGGGCAATAACAG CGAGAAGGAGGAAGAAAACGAGGAGGTTGAAGATATGGAAGTGGAGAACTCGATGGAGTGCAAGCTGAGTTTGAACTCGTACAAGATTCGTTTTGTAAAAGGAAGCGAAGATTACTTGTACAGGCGGCAAGCTTTGAAAAGAGCCAAAGAG TGCCACCCTGCGGTTGCAAACCGTCTACACACCAGATTCCAGGCATGGTTGAGTAAGTGGGTGAAAGGCAACGTGTCAAGTGAAGAGGAGAGTAGATGCCGCGACTGGCTGCTCGGGCAAATAGATGGGCTGCACCCCTGTACCACTACCTGCGACACAGTCACGAATGCAGTCATCAAACACAATAAATACTCCGTTAAGtgggaagaaaataaaagtaacGAACAGGAGGGCAGCAAACAGGAGAACAAAGAAGGCGAAAGGAATCCCTCCTCATAG